Proteins encoded by one window of Vibrio panuliri:
- a CDS encoding response regulator transcription factor, translating into MDSTYTIIIADDHPLFRNALFQAIHMAISGANLLEADSLEALLALLSKELEPDLLLLDLKMPGANGMSGLMQLRAEYPDLPIVVVSASEEPAVVTQVKSHGAFGFIPKSSDMRELISALNQVLNGEPFFPAGSITNNAACTDLAEKIATLTPQQYKVLGMLSDGLLNKQIAYELNVSEATIKAHMTAIFRKLGVKNRTQAVILLQQLESEG; encoded by the coding sequence ATGGACTCGACTTACACGATTATTATTGCTGACGACCACCCACTCTTTCGCAATGCGCTCTTTCAGGCCATTCACATGGCGATAAGCGGCGCAAACCTGCTGGAAGCAGATTCATTGGAAGCACTGTTGGCACTGTTGAGCAAAGAGTTAGAGCCAGACTTGTTATTGCTCGATCTGAAAATGCCCGGCGCCAATGGGATGTCTGGGTTAATGCAATTGCGGGCAGAATACCCAGACTTGCCGATTGTGGTCGTTTCAGCCAGTGAAGAGCCGGCGGTAGTCACTCAAGTGAAAAGCCATGGCGCGTTTGGTTTTATTCCTAAATCAAGTGATATGCGAGAGTTGATTTCAGCGCTCAATCAAGTACTGAATGGCGAACCTTTCTTCCCTGCAGGTTCAATTACCAACAATGCGGCCTGCACAGACTTGGCTGAGAAAATAGCCACTCTGACTCCCCAGCAATATAAAGTACTCGGAATGCTATCTGATGGGTTGCTCAACAAGCAAATTGCTTATGAGTTAAATGTATCTGAAGCAACAATCAAAGCCCACATGACGGCGATTTTCCGCAAACTAGGGGTAAAAAATCGAACTCAAGCAGTAATTTTACTCCAACAACTAGAATCAGAAGGTTAA
- a CDS encoding DUF294 nucleotidyltransferase-like domain-containing protein produces MPDKFNMQSPPFDRLDEAQQQTLRASLDVAYFRGRDTLLRTGTASKHLHILIKGVVEEQSIDGKEIFAHYANDDLFDVRALFEGEVRHNYIALEDTLSYLLPKDVFLSLYEQNGQFAAYFDNNLAKRQALIEAAQQQQNLAEFILTKVDSDIYHPPRILQHDQPLDQVTQYLKDNAVDSALIELASDDPRRVNAPHELPYGIITRTNMLHAVMLDRLPLETSVGDIATFPVMHVDEGEFLFNAMISMTRHRMKRLMVCDGNQPVGMLDMTQILSAFSTHSHVLTLSIARATSVEELAIASNKQRQLVDSLLGHGIRTRFIMELISAVNEQIIEKAFELIVPPALHDHCCLIVLGSEGRGEQILKTDQDNALIIKDGLEWSQCQTVMNELTHTLQQLGYPLCPGNVMVNNPQWVKSQTEWRQTIKQWSKATDADQIMKLAIMTDAHAVAGNKDLLKPVSEHLQRLMLNNMLTLQVFARPALQFSLPLTLFGNVKKDKQGLDLKSGGIFPVVHGIRTLALEYGIEEKNTFERIEALRRKNILEPDTADNLNEALKLFFKLRLAQQLTNQHSHNRIDLKQLDRSERDLLRHSLHVVKKFKQFLGYHYQIRD; encoded by the coding sequence ATGCCAGATAAGTTCAACATGCAATCCCCGCCATTTGACCGGCTTGATGAAGCGCAGCAGCAAACACTGAGAGCATCACTGGATGTCGCTTACTTTCGCGGACGAGATACCCTTTTACGCACCGGAACGGCCAGTAAGCACCTACATATCTTGATCAAAGGTGTCGTGGAAGAACAATCCATTGATGGTAAAGAGATCTTTGCTCATTACGCGAATGATGATTTGTTTGACGTACGCGCTCTATTTGAAGGGGAAGTTCGTCATAACTACATTGCGCTAGAAGATACCCTGTCATACCTGCTTCCCAAAGATGTTTTCCTTTCGCTATATGAACAGAATGGACAATTTGCGGCGTACTTCGATAATAACCTCGCCAAACGACAAGCATTGATTGAAGCGGCTCAGCAGCAACAAAACCTCGCTGAATTTATCCTCACTAAAGTCGATAGTGACATCTACCATCCACCTAGGATTTTGCAACACGATCAACCACTCGACCAAGTGACGCAATATCTCAAAGACAACGCTGTCGATTCAGCCTTAATTGAACTGGCAAGCGATGACCCTCGTCGTGTCAACGCACCACACGAGTTACCTTACGGCATCATCACCCGTACAAACATGCTTCATGCCGTCATGCTCGATCGCCTGCCACTTGAGACATCCGTTGGTGACATCGCGACCTTTCCTGTCATGCACGTTGATGAAGGTGAATTTCTGTTTAACGCCATGATTTCGATGACTCGTCACCGAATGAAACGCTTAATGGTGTGTGATGGTAATCAGCCGGTTGGTATGCTCGATATGACCCAAATCCTCAGTGCTTTTTCCACCCACTCTCATGTACTGACTTTAAGTATTGCACGAGCGACTAGCGTTGAAGAGTTGGCGATTGCCTCAAACAAACAGCGCCAATTGGTCGATAGTTTGCTCGGTCATGGCATCCGCACCCGTTTTATCATGGAGTTGATCTCCGCAGTCAATGAACAAATCATTGAGAAGGCGTTTGAACTTATCGTGCCACCAGCCTTGCACGACCATTGCTGCCTTATCGTTTTAGGCTCTGAAGGGCGCGGTGAGCAAATCCTCAAAACCGACCAAGACAACGCGCTGATTATCAAAGATGGTTTGGAGTGGAGCCAATGCCAAACCGTGATGAATGAGCTCACCCATACACTGCAGCAGCTCGGATATCCACTGTGTCCCGGCAATGTGATGGTTAACAATCCACAATGGGTAAAATCACAAACAGAGTGGCGCCAAACGATCAAACAGTGGTCAAAAGCCACCGATGCCGATCAAATTATGAAGTTGGCGATTATGACAGACGCCCATGCCGTGGCAGGTAATAAAGACCTTCTCAAACCAGTAAGTGAACACTTACAACGTCTAATGCTCAATAACATGCTTACCTTGCAAGTTTTCGCCAGACCTGCGCTGCAGTTTTCATTACCTTTGACCCTATTTGGCAACGTTAAGAAAGACAAGCAAGGTCTCGACCTCAAGAGCGGCGGTATCTTTCCTGTAGTGCATGGTATTCGTACCTTGGCGCTCGAATATGGTATCGAAGAGAAAAATACCTTTGAACGAATTGAAGCTCTACGGCGTAAAAACATTCTCGAACCCGATACGGCAGATAACCTTAATGAAGCACTCAAACTGTTCTTTAAACTGCGCTTGGCACAGCAGTTAACCAACCAACACAGTCATAACCGTATTGACCTCAAACAGTTAGATCGCAGCGAGAGAGATCTGCTTCGACATAGCCTACACGTGGTTAAAAAATTTAAGCAGTTTCTTGGCTATCATTATCAAATAAGAGATTAG
- a CDS encoding DUF4212 domain-containing protein — protein MAFESQERAKAYWEKNVRLMIGLMVVWFVVSFGCGILFVDVLNQFQIGGYKLGFWFAQQGSIYTFLGIIFYYAWKMRQIDREFNVDE, from the coding sequence ATGGCGTTTGAAAGTCAGGAACGAGCCAAAGCCTACTGGGAAAAGAACGTAAGACTGATGATCGGCTTGATGGTCGTTTGGTTTGTCGTATCTTTTGGCTGTGGCATCTTATTTGTTGATGTGCTTAACCAATTTCAAATTGGTGGCTACAAACTTGGCTTCTGGTTTGCTCAACAAGGCTCCATCTATACCTTCCTCGGAATCATTTTCTACTATGCGTGGAAGATGCGTCAGATCGACCGCGAATTTAATGTAGATGAGTAA
- a CDS encoding 3'-5' exonuclease: MNWLQRRYWHYKLKGSPFQHYFGAVTQGEYVSLDCETTSLDPNRAELVTIAATKIIDNRIITSKPFEVRLRAPQSLDSGSVKIHKIRHKDLEDGIDEKQALLKLLEFIGNRPLVGYHIRYDKKILDLACKKQLGFPLPNPLIEVSQIYHDKLEQHLPNAYFDLSLDAICKHLDLPLQDKHDALQDAISAALVFVRLTKGDLPSLSVPYQR, encoded by the coding sequence ATGAACTGGCTACAGCGACGCTACTGGCATTACAAACTCAAAGGTTCACCTTTCCAGCACTACTTCGGGGCGGTGACTCAAGGTGAATATGTCTCACTGGATTGTGAGACCACCAGTCTAGATCCAAACCGAGCAGAATTGGTGACCATTGCGGCAACGAAGATCATTGATAACCGTATTATTACCAGCAAACCGTTCGAAGTCCGTCTGCGCGCTCCTCAATCACTGGATTCTGGGTCAGTCAAGATCCACAAAATCCGCCATAAAGATCTTGAAGACGGTATAGATGAAAAGCAGGCGCTACTTAAGTTGCTCGAGTTTATCGGCAATCGCCCTTTGGTTGGCTACCATATTCGTTATGACAAGAAGATTCTCGACCTTGCCTGCAAAAAACAGTTGGGCTTTCCACTTCCCAATCCATTGATCGAAGTGAGCCAGATCTACCATGACAAGTTGGAGCAACATTTACCTAATGCTTACTTCGACTTAAGTTTAGACGCGATATGTAAGCATTTAGACCTCCCTCTTCAAGACAAACATGATGCCTTACAAGACGCAATCTCAGCGGCACTGGTCTTTGTTCGACTGACCAAAGGGGATTTGCCAAGTCTCAGTGTTCCTTATCAACGTTAA
- a CDS encoding MarC family protein: protein MLSIILTQFVVLWAVIDPVGTVPVYLSQTQHLSLKQRRVVALKAVAIATGLLLFFLVAGQLLLEAMQIPLPAFQAAGGLVLLLFALTMIFGESKPEQEKKLTQELSRSELADLAVYPLAMPSIASPGAMMAIVMLTDNHRYSIVDQAITASVMLSVLLITLLFLLLASHIHKIIGNVGAAIISRVMGLILAAVALNNLLMGIRDFYFV, encoded by the coding sequence TTGCTTAGCATTATTCTTACTCAATTTGTCGTATTGTGGGCGGTAATTGATCCCGTCGGCACCGTGCCCGTTTACCTTTCTCAAACCCAGCACCTTTCACTGAAGCAACGACGTGTGGTTGCCTTAAAAGCCGTCGCAATCGCAACAGGTTTACTGCTCTTTTTCCTCGTCGCAGGTCAACTGTTATTGGAAGCGATGCAGATTCCTCTACCCGCTTTTCAAGCGGCGGGCGGCTTGGTATTACTATTATTCGCCTTAACGATGATTTTTGGCGAGAGTAAACCCGAGCAAGAAAAAAAGCTCACCCAAGAACTTAGCCGCTCTGAGTTGGCCGATCTTGCCGTCTACCCCCTCGCGATGCCCTCAATCGCTTCTCCTGGAGCGATGATGGCAATTGTGATGCTAACGGATAATCATCGCTACTCGATTGTCGATCAGGCGATTACGGCCAGCGTCATGCTGTCAGTGTTGTTGATCACTTTGCTGTTTTTGCTGCTCGCCAGCCATATCCACAAAATCATTGGTAACGTCGGTGCGGCGATTATTAGCCGTGTAATGGGGTTAATTTTGGCGGCAGTCGCTCTGAATAATCTACTGATGGGCATTCGTGACTTCTATTTTGTGTGA
- a CDS encoding hybrid sensor histidine kinase/response regulator, whose product MQGWLVIPVSLLYLGLLFWIAWYGDKQRSWLAKWRPWIYSLSIAVYCTSWTFYGTVGQASSNPWSFLPIYIAPIIVFTLGWRILARLIIVAKREHITSIADFIAARYGKSQGLAVVITLIAVVGILPYIALQLRGITMGLEVVAPTLKQQGLFSTVDASWFVVLALAVFTMLFGTRHIDNTEHHRGMMMAIAFESIVKLVAFMTVGCFILFLALNRDDLVLMDLAAQTYQAPNWPTLIIHTVLTMMAILCLPRQFHTMVVENERPQDLHTARWLFPLYLILMSLFVLPIAWVGQGLLAGVSADTYVISLPMSVGATDMALLAFLGGTSAASGMVIVSTIALAIMVSNDLVMPLLLRRMRLNHRGHRQFSGLLLVIRRALILLLLLGAWGFYQVLGNIPSLSAIGFLSFAAISQFVPALIGGMYWRQGNRKGVYVGLFFGFTLWLITLMNATDLLAGSSQNNILLWLIEPPSLLRDVGLQTSDWGIVLSLTVNNVCYVLISLVTRASLSERLQSASFIGTPLPESENMSIYQSRVTVAELEMLASRFVGRHRVRSAFKQYWGQQRQTLMPNQQAPSSLIRHTERVLAGVFGASSAKLVLTSALQGRNMQLEEVATIVDEASELYDFSRGLLQGAIEHIGQGIAVVDKQLRLVAWNQRYLELFEFPAGLIQVGRPIADVIRHNAQQGLCGPGDAEGHVRRRIYHLEQGTRHTSSRVRPDGRVIEVQGNPMPGGGFVMSFTDITVFRDAEQALKEANETLEERVRERTQELESLNKQLVTATQRSEQESRSKSRFLAAVSHDLMQPLNAARLFASSLSEVAKESETKQLANHIESALGAAEDLIGDLLDISRLESGKLDVNVHGFAINDVLANLDAEFSALAKQQNIEFSMVPSQLLVESDPKLLRRVVQNFLTNAFRYSPKGKVILGVRRFGEDVRIEVWDNGEGISEDKQQEIFEEFNRGNQVRSDQGLGLGLAISKGIANVLAHKISMRSWPGKGSVFSISLKRAAFVAPQAVASPVQQASDLSHIKVLCVDNETDILIGMEKLLARWGCEVRCATDIVESMKAIEENWLPDVILSDYRLENGRTGLEVLQQCRLRLGDSFIGVIISADRTPDMLDGIESNNFSFIPKPVKPLKLRAILNRIA is encoded by the coding sequence ATGCAAGGATGGCTAGTGATTCCCGTATCATTGTTGTATCTCGGTCTGCTATTTTGGATCGCGTGGTATGGAGACAAACAACGCAGTTGGCTGGCTAAATGGCGGCCATGGATTTACAGCTTATCTATCGCAGTTTACTGCACCTCTTGGACATTTTATGGCACCGTAGGGCAAGCCAGTAGTAACCCTTGGTCGTTCCTTCCTATCTATATCGCTCCCATTATCGTGTTTACGCTCGGCTGGCGCATACTCGCTAGACTGATCATCGTTGCCAAGCGCGAACATATTACCTCGATTGCGGATTTTATAGCGGCTCGTTACGGTAAGTCGCAAGGTCTTGCGGTGGTGATCACCTTGATTGCCGTGGTTGGTATTTTGCCTTATATCGCTTTGCAACTGCGTGGTATTACCATGGGGCTGGAGGTGGTCGCGCCAACATTAAAGCAGCAAGGGCTATTCTCCACTGTGGATGCATCATGGTTTGTCGTGTTGGCGCTGGCGGTGTTTACAATGCTATTTGGTACTCGCCATATTGATAATACGGAGCACCATCGCGGAATGATGATGGCGATAGCATTTGAATCTATCGTCAAGCTGGTCGCGTTTATGACGGTCGGCTGCTTTATTTTATTTCTAGCACTTAATCGAGATGACCTCGTTCTGATGGATTTAGCGGCGCAGACCTACCAAGCGCCCAATTGGCCGACTCTGATTATCCATACTGTGCTTACCATGATGGCAATTCTTTGTTTACCTCGTCAGTTTCATACCATGGTGGTTGAGAACGAACGACCACAAGATCTCCATACGGCAAGATGGTTATTTCCTCTCTATTTAATCTTAATGAGTCTGTTTGTGCTGCCTATTGCATGGGTAGGGCAAGGTTTATTGGCTGGCGTGAGTGCAGACACTTATGTGATTAGTTTGCCGATGTCTGTGGGTGCGACAGATATGGCATTACTTGCCTTTTTAGGAGGCACATCGGCGGCGAGTGGAATGGTGATTGTGTCGACTATTGCACTTGCAATTATGGTCTCGAATGACTTGGTGATGCCGTTATTGTTACGCAGAATGCGCTTGAACCACCGCGGACATAGACAGTTCTCAGGCCTGCTGCTGGTGATCCGCCGCGCGCTAATTTTACTCTTGTTGCTTGGCGCATGGGGGTTTTATCAAGTGCTAGGCAATATTCCGTCGCTATCAGCGATTGGCTTTCTTTCGTTTGCGGCGATAAGCCAGTTTGTGCCAGCCCTAATTGGCGGGATGTATTGGCGACAGGGTAATCGAAAAGGGGTGTATGTTGGGCTGTTCTTTGGCTTTACGTTATGGCTGATCACCTTGATGAATGCCACGGACCTGTTGGCAGGCTCGAGTCAAAACAACATTCTATTGTGGCTGATCGAACCACCAAGCCTATTGCGAGATGTAGGGCTACAAACTTCTGACTGGGGTATTGTACTGAGCTTAACCGTGAACAATGTGTGTTACGTGTTGATCTCGCTCGTGACAAGAGCAAGTTTGAGTGAGCGTCTACAATCGGCATCTTTTATAGGTACGCCATTGCCTGAAAGCGAAAACATGAGCATCTATCAAAGCCGAGTTACCGTGGCGGAGCTTGAGATGTTGGCTTCACGCTTTGTTGGTCGACACCGTGTGCGTAGCGCTTTTAAGCAATATTGGGGACAACAACGGCAAACGTTGATGCCCAATCAGCAGGCTCCATCCAGTTTGATTCGCCATACAGAACGTGTCCTTGCTGGAGTATTTGGTGCCTCTTCCGCTAAGTTAGTACTTACTTCTGCACTACAAGGCAGAAACATGCAGCTTGAAGAGGTGGCGACAATCGTTGATGAAGCCTCTGAACTGTATGATTTTAGTCGTGGATTACTGCAAGGTGCCATTGAGCATATTGGTCAAGGGATTGCGGTCGTCGACAAGCAACTCAGGCTGGTGGCATGGAATCAACGTTACTTGGAGTTATTTGAGTTTCCCGCAGGATTGATCCAAGTTGGACGTCCAATTGCGGATGTCATTCGTCACAATGCGCAGCAAGGGTTGTGCGGCCCCGGTGATGCGGAAGGGCACGTGCGCCGGCGAATCTACCATCTTGAGCAAGGTACGCGCCATACTTCGTCACGAGTGCGCCCTGATGGGCGAGTGATTGAAGTTCAAGGCAACCCGATGCCCGGTGGCGGGTTTGTGATGAGCTTTACTGATATCACCGTCTTTCGTGATGCAGAGCAAGCGCTCAAAGAAGCTAATGAAACACTGGAAGAGCGAGTTAGAGAGCGGACTCAAGAGTTGGAGAGTCTCAATAAGCAGTTGGTGACAGCGACACAACGCTCAGAGCAAGAATCACGTTCTAAATCTCGCTTTTTAGCTGCGGTGAGTCATGATTTGATGCAGCCTTTGAATGCTGCGCGTCTATTTGCTTCTTCTTTGTCAGAAGTGGCGAAAGAGAGTGAAACTAAGCAGTTAGCCAATCATATTGAGAGTGCTTTAGGGGCGGCGGAAGATCTGATTGGTGATTTGTTGGATATTTCGCGATTAGAGTCCGGCAAGCTCGATGTTAACGTGCATGGTTTTGCAATTAACGATGTTTTAGCCAATCTCGATGCCGAGTTTAGTGCGTTGGCAAAACAGCAGAACATCGAGTTTAGTATGGTGCCGAGTCAGTTGCTGGTTGAATCGGATCCTAAGCTGTTGCGACGCGTGGTGCAGAACTTCTTAACAAACGCTTTCCGTTATAGCCCTAAAGGCAAAGTAATACTGGGTGTACGTCGCTTTGGCGAGGATGTGCGTATCGAAGTATGGGATAACGGTGAAGGGATCAGCGAAGATAAGCAACAAGAAATTTTTGAAGAGTTTAATCGCGGTAATCAGGTTCGTTCTGATCAAGGACTTGGGTTGGGACTGGCGATTTCAAAAGGGATCGCTAATGTGTTAGCGCACAAAATTTCTATGCGCTCATGGCCTGGTAAAGGAAGTGTCTTTTCGATCAGCCTAAAACGGGCAGCGTTTGTCGCACCTCAAGCGGTCGCCTCACCAGTGCAACAAGCTTCTGACTTAAGTCATATCAAAGTGCTATGTGTCGATAACGAAACGGATATCTTAATTGGAATGGAAAAACTGCTGGCTCGTTGGGGTTGTGAAGTTCGTTGTGCAACAGATATCGTCGAGAGTATGAAGGCGATAGAGGAAAACTGGCTACCCGATGTCATTCTGTCAGATTATCGTCTCGAGAATGGACGAACGGGATTAGAAGTTCTTCAGCAATGTCGCCTACGTCTTGGCGATAGTTTTATTGGTGTGATCATCAGTGCCGACCGCACACCAGACATGCTCGATGGAATAGAATCCAATAACTTTAGCTTTATTCCTAAGCCCGTTAAGCCTTTGAAACTAAGAGCGATACTTAATCGTATCGCCTAG
- a CDS encoding 3-phenylpropionate MFS transporter encodes MFTPSPYGWISQYLIGFFFAYGVYLPFWALWFEEQGVSASDIGILVGLGFATRCVANLVLTPRIHKVEHLMPALRILSFAGLLFVGFHFFTGGSFWLMAVATVLFNLCCGPIVPISDAMANYYGRLKMLDYGRTRLWGSIAFIAGSTIVGYLVSLYGTDMILYTALAGMLIALLFSMRAINPMPVTDTQEHMERPKLSELLRENSVIRFLALVALIQGSHAAYYSFSTIYWKEAGYSEAIIGYLWSLGVVAEIIIFALSKRLFVGWSLRALFVVASVGVVVRWGLTASTTALLALVAIQLLHGVTFAVAHIAAIQYIQASPPNRMVALQALYNAIPLGAFIALMTALSGWGYENWGANVFWAMAAMGVLALFIRAEPKSTRKSDSLNKAELEAQN; translated from the coding sequence ATGTTCACCCCTTCGCCTTATGGCTGGATTTCTCAATATCTGATCGGTTTCTTTTTTGCCTATGGTGTCTATCTACCATTTTGGGCGCTTTGGTTCGAAGAACAAGGCGTGTCAGCATCAGATATCGGTATTCTCGTTGGTCTTGGTTTTGCCACTCGTTGTGTAGCTAATCTTGTTTTAACGCCGCGTATCCATAAAGTGGAGCACTTAATGCCAGCTTTGCGCATTTTGAGTTTTGCTGGGTTATTGTTTGTTGGTTTCCACTTCTTTACTGGTGGGAGCTTCTGGCTTATGGCTGTGGCAACGGTGTTGTTCAACTTGTGCTGTGGTCCCATCGTTCCTATCTCTGATGCGATGGCGAACTACTATGGCCGCTTAAAAATGCTGGACTATGGACGCACGCGTTTATGGGGTTCTATCGCATTTATTGCCGGTTCCACCATCGTTGGTTATCTCGTCTCGCTTTACGGTACAGACATGATCTTGTACACCGCATTAGCGGGCATGCTTATAGCACTACTGTTCTCTATGCGCGCGATTAATCCAATGCCCGTAACGGATACGCAAGAGCATATGGAGCGCCCTAAACTGAGCGAACTGTTACGAGAAAACAGTGTCATTCGCTTCCTCGCTTTGGTCGCATTGATTCAAGGGAGTCACGCCGCTTATTACAGTTTTAGTACTATCTATTGGAAAGAAGCGGGATACTCCGAAGCGATTATTGGCTACTTGTGGAGTTTGGGAGTCGTCGCTGAAATTATCATATTTGCCTTGAGTAAGCGTTTATTTGTTGGTTGGAGCTTACGTGCACTGTTTGTTGTTGCTTCAGTTGGTGTTGTTGTCCGTTGGGGATTAACGGCTTCGACGACAGCTTTGTTGGCATTAGTCGCGATTCAGTTGCTGCACGGTGTGACTTTCGCTGTTGCCCATATTGCCGCGATCCAGTATATCCAAGCGTCACCGCCGAACCGCATGGTAGCGTTGCAAGCGCTGTACAATGCGATTCCTTTAGGTGCATTTATCGCTCTTATGACCGCATTAAGTGGTTGGGGTTATGAAAATTGGGGAGCTAATGTGTTCTGGGCGATGGCTGCCATGGGCGTGCTTGCCCTGTTTATTCGCGCTGAGCCTAAAAGTACCCGCAAAAGCGATTCACTAAATAAAGCGGAGCTTGAAGCACAGAATTAG
- a CDS encoding sodium:solute symporter family protein, translating into MDLKTITYLVVGATFILYIGIAIWARAGSTKEFYVAGGGVNPIANGMATAADWMSAASFISMAGLIAFMGYGGSVFLMGWTGGYVLLALLLAPYLRKFGKFTVPEFVGERFYSNAARIVAVVCLIIASVTYVIGQMKGVGVAFGRFLEVDYSTGLLIGMCIVFMYAVMGGMKGITYTQIAQYCVLILAYTIPAIFISLQLTGHPLPQIGLGSTIAGTDVYLLDRLDQVVTELGFSEYTTQVRGDTLNMFVYTMSLMIGTAGLPHVIIRFFTVPKVRDARTSAGWALVFIAILYTTAPAVSAMARLNLMDTVNPAPGQHLAYDERPDWFKNWEKTGLLGFDDKNGDGLIEYTSNPATNELKVDRDIMVLANPEIAKLPNWVIALVAAGGLAAALSTAAGLLLAISSAISHDLIKGVINPNISEKKELLASRISMAVAIGVAGYLGLNPPGFAAGTVALAFGLAASSIFPALMMGIFSKSINKEGAIAGMIAGISITLFYVFQHKGILFVADWKYLESWGSNWFLGIEPNAFGAIGALFNFIVAFAVSKVTAETPQEVKDLVEHVRVPAGAGDAVDH; encoded by the coding sequence ATGGATTTGAAAACTATCACTTACCTAGTTGTAGGGGCGACCTTTATCCTCTACATCGGTATTGCAATTTGGGCTCGTGCTGGCTCAACCAAAGAGTTCTACGTAGCCGGTGGTGGCGTAAACCCAATTGCAAATGGTATGGCGACTGCCGCAGACTGGATGTCTGCCGCCTCATTTATCTCAATGGCTGGTTTGATTGCCTTTATGGGTTACGGTGGCTCGGTCTTCCTAATGGGTTGGACCGGTGGTTACGTACTGCTTGCTCTATTACTCGCCCCTTACCTACGTAAGTTCGGTAAGTTCACAGTACCAGAGTTTGTCGGCGAACGTTTCTACTCGAATGCAGCACGCATTGTAGCCGTTGTCTGTTTGATCATCGCATCGGTCACATACGTAATCGGTCAGATGAAAGGGGTTGGCGTGGCATTTGGTCGCTTCCTCGAAGTTGACTACTCAACAGGTCTATTGATCGGTATGTGTATTGTCTTTATGTACGCAGTTATGGGCGGCATGAAAGGCATTACTTACACGCAGATTGCTCAATATTGCGTACTCATTCTTGCCTACACTATTCCCGCAATCTTTATCTCTCTGCAACTGACTGGACACCCTCTACCACAAATTGGGCTTGGCAGTACAATCGCTGGCACCGATGTCTATCTACTCGATAGGCTCGACCAAGTCGTGACAGAGCTCGGCTTTAGTGAATACACCACTCAAGTTCGGGGCGACACTCTCAACATGTTTGTGTACACCATGTCACTAATGATTGGTACCGCAGGCTTACCGCACGTAATTATTCGTTTCTTCACGGTACCTAAGGTGCGTGATGCTCGAACTTCTGCAGGTTGGGCGCTAGTCTTCATTGCGATTCTTTACACAACAGCTCCAGCTGTATCAGCAATGGCACGTCTGAATCTGATGGATACGGTGAACCCTGCACCAGGACAACACCTTGCTTACGATGAGCGTCCTGACTGGTTTAAGAACTGGGAAAAGACCGGACTACTTGGCTTTGACGACAAAAATGGCGACGGTCTGATTGAATACACATCAAACCCTGCAACGAATGAGCTAAAAGTTGACCGTGATATCATGGTTCTTGCTAACCCTGAGATTGCAAAACTACCAAATTGGGTGATTGCACTTGTTGCCGCTGGTGGCTTGGCTGCCGCACTATCAACCGCAGCGGGTCTATTGTTGGCTATCTCTTCGGCGATATCCCATGACTTAATCAAAGGCGTCATCAACCCCAATATTTCGGAGAAGAAAGAGCTACTCGCCAGCCGGATATCCATGGCAGTGGCAATCGGGGTTGCTGGCTACTTAGGCCTCAATCCACCGGGCTTTGCCGCCGGTACCGTAGCTCTGGCATTTGGTCTCGCCGCCTCGTCCATTTTCCCAGCACTGATGATGGGGATCTTTAGTAAGAGCATCAACAAAGAAGGTGCGATTGCCGGCATGATCGCAGGTATCAGTATTACGCTATTCTACGTATTCCAACACAAAGGCATCCTGTTCGTTGCTGATTGGAAATACCTAGAAAGCTGGGGCAGTAACTGGTTCCTAGGTATTGAACCAAATGCGTTTGGCGCTATCGGTGCACTATTCAACTTCATCGTGGCATTTGCGGTATCGAAAGTCACTGCAGAAACACCACAAGAAGTAAAAGATTTGGTTGAACACGTACGTGTACCTGCGGGTGCAGGCGATGCGGTAGACCATTAA